CTGTGCATTTGGGTCTGCAATCATTGCTGGAAGGTTCAAGAATCAAGCTGTTTACTGGGTTGGACCCTTAATTGGAGGCACAGTTGCGGGGCTTCTCTATGATAATGTTGTCTTCCCTAGTCAAGTTCCTGATTCTATTGGGGTGTAATTGCAATTTCGTAAAATGAaatgttattttgttacttttttgGTACGTAgttcttttttcctttatttttgcgACATATTGCAATTGTAGTAGCCAACATTGGTATGATTGAGTGACCACAAtgccattttaatggtcaattcatTACCTTACCTTACATGTGCATATAAAttcattgaaaatttaatttcaacGGTAGAAAATGGACCGAATGATCCCAAATTTGTGGGAAAAATATGTTGGATTAAGCACGCACGGGCTGATTCCTTGTGAAGCAACAACGTTAATATGCAAATAATTCCAATTtcgaagaaaaaaaaagttaacaATGGGCTAAAAAGAAGCCTCGCAGGCTGGTGGTTTCGCCCATACCCATTCCTCACAGTCGAGAGGCTTTCACCTCATTTTGGATTGTGATGGCCGATTCTTTAAAATAATGGGTCAGATAGGTTAACTGCAATTAGAAAAAGCCTGGCCCATCTGGAAAAGAAAAGCAAATCTGGCATCTTCCCGCTTCTTAATTTAGAGGGAGTGGCTGGCTTGGCTCCctgaaattcaaaaataattaaaCCCCTTCCGCTTCTAGAAATCCCCAGGTCCCTTCTCCGATTCCTCATTCAACTCACTGACTTTTGGGTTTCTTCTCTCAGAAACCATCAATTTATAAAACATCTCTTGCTGTATCACTCTCTACACTGTGCACATCCTAGTTTCTTTCCCCCTCTCTAAAAGATTTTCAATTTCGCAGTTTGAATTTTCAAGCAAGCTCGATTGGTTAGGTATCCTTGGCCTCGGGGACTTCTACGGTAATGTAGTTGGAAACTTTCGCTGTTGATTTTGCGATTATCCTTCACAGATCTTTGAATTTAGGGGAAGAATGTATATCAAGGAGATATGTTTAGAAGGGTTCAAATCATATGCGACGCGGACAGTGGTCCAGGGTTTCGATCCTTTCTTTAATGCAATAACGGGATTGAATGGGTCAGGCAAGTCGAATATCCTTGATTCGATCTGCTTTGTGTTGGGTATAACAAATTTGCAGCAGGTTCGTGCAGCGAACCTCCAGGAGCTGGTTTACAAGCAAGGGCAGGCTGGCATCACTAAGGCTACAGTGTCTATTGTGTTTGATAACTCTGATAGGAGCAGGAGTCCTCTAGGATATGAGGATCATTCAGAGATCACAGTAACAAGACAGGTTAGTTAAATGCTTGGTGAATTTGCTAAATTTCTTTCAGTTGGTGAATTGCATTTGTTAAAAGAAGGAAAACTTTAGAAAGGCAGGCAGGTAAGGCTTAAACCATCGAGTGTACGTGGGCTTTGTGTGAATTTGTGAGTCAAAGGTAATTTCATGTGTAACACTCAGCTTTTGAGCTAATTTCGTTTCGTTTTATTGTTTCTAGAGTTGACTCAATTTTTTCAATTGAGTGTACGCAGGTTAGTTTCAAGATAAAGTGGAGAAGTTTATTTTCTATTTAAAGTTTATTCATATAACTTGGTAAAAGCAGTGTTCCCGCTTCCCCTTTTTGTAATGCTTGTAGGAGATCAAATTAACTTCTCGAATGATTCTAATTTTGTCTTGCTATACTTAAATATGAGTtgcttaaaatttttatttttaaggaaaatttacCTCTACTTCTCTTTTTGCTGGATTTTCTGATTACTCCATGGTACAAGTGAAGGGTGGAAAAGCATATGATGTAATATGGACATGATCATGCCATGTGAATTTGTTTTTCTGAAGTGAAGTTCGAGGCCTGTGACTTTCATTTGGTTGTCAAACTAAAAGCTTAAAGTTTGCCTAATAATTTCATGCTCACTTGAACTTGGCTTATTTGCTCCAATGGGGCTTAGCTAGTTTACTTCAATTGAAACTGAATGTTTGTTAAGGATTTTCCAATATTTATTACTTATCCTGCAGATTGTGGTTGGTGGAAGGAACAAGTATCTGATTAATGGAAAACTTGCACAGCCTAGTCAAGTTCAAAACCTTTTCCATTCAGTGCAGCTGAATGTTAACAATCCACATTTTCTCATTATGCAAGGACGCATCACAAAGGTCCTAAATATGAAGCCTCCTGAGATTTTATCCATGCTGGAAGAGGCTGCTGGGACTAGAATGTATGAGACAAAGAAAGATGCTGCACTGAAAACACTTGAGAAGAAGCAGAGTAAGGTTGATGAGATTAATAAGCTTCTTGATCAGGAAATACTTCCTGCTTTGGAGAAGTTGAGGAAGGAAAGGATGCAATATATGCAGTGGGCCAATGGAAATGCTGAATTAGATCGACTCAAAAGATTTTGCATTGCTTATGAATATGTTCAAGCAGAGAAGATTAGGGACTTTGCAGTTGGTGAGGTGGAACAAATAAAAGCCAAGATTTTTGAGATTGACGATGACAAAGAAAGGACACAGGTGGAAATAAAGGAAATGGAGACAAAAATATCTCAATTGACTGCTGACAAAGAAGCTAGTATGGGTGGGGAAGTAAAAGCTTTGTCAGAGAAAGTACATGCTCTCTCTCAAGATCTTGTGCGAGAAGTATCTGTATTGAACAATAGGGAGGACACTTTAAGGAGTGAAAATGAGAATGCTGAGAAGGTGACTGGCTATTGTAACTCGTTTATTTCTTTTTATGTGCTTTATAACTTTGTGTGCCCACGCTAGCGTTTTAAATAAGAGTTTCTTCTTTTCTGCCACccttatttttttctaaattcctTGACAGTTGCGATATCACATTCAGATTTCATTTTTTCATGTTACCAGATTGTCTGTAGTATTGAAGACTTAAAGCAATCTGTGAAAGAGAGGGCCACTGCTGTGAGAAAGTCTGAAGAAGGAGCAGCTGATCTCAAAAAGAGAGTTGAGGAACTCTCTAAGAGTTTGGAAGGACATGAGAAGGATTACCAAGTAAGAAGTACTTATAGTTGTCAGTCTCGTTAATTTTACTCTGTAGGCGTTGGGCATGTTTTTGCATTGATTGCAAAATAAACTGTTTTTTGAGAAAGTTTTAATTGCTATGGATAGGGCGTCCTAGCTGGGAAGAGCAGTGGAAATGAGGAGAAATGCCTAGAAGATCAACTAGCTGAAGCAAAGGTGGCTGTTGGGAATACAGAAACAGAATTGAAACAGTTGAAAACAAAAATCAGCCATTGCGAAAAAGAGCTAAAAGAGAAAAGGCATCAGTTGATGTCAAAGCGTGAGGAAGAAGTTGCTGCAGAGAATGAGCTTAATGCTAGAAAAAAAGATGTGGAAAATGTTAAATTGGCATTGGAATCTCTTCCATACATAGAGGGCGAGATGGAAGTTTTGCAAAAGGTTTGTTTGCTCTGTCCTTTGGGGTATCCCTTCACCACCAGGATCGTCTATAAAGTCTTTTTGTTATTGATTTTGTAAACCAAACCTCTTCTTCAGGATCGTGCATCTGAAATAGATTTGGTGCAGAAGTTGAAAGACAAAATACGGGATCTTTTAGCACAATTATCAAATGTTCAGTTCACATACTGTGATCCTGTGAAAAACTTTAATAGATCAAAAGTAAAAGGTGTGGTAGCAAAGCTTATCAAAGTAAAGGATAGCTCTACTATGACTGCCTTAGAGGTTAGCAATGCATACATCATACACTTGGTTTTACAACAGTGAATTTGTATTGGGGGTGGAGACTCTTATAATGAGTTATTATGCAGGTAACTGCTGGTGGCAAGTTATTTAATGTTGTTGTAGACACCGAAAATACAGGAAAGCAGCTACTTCAAAATGGTGATCTTCGGAGAAGAGTAACAATTATTCCTTTGAACAAAATTCAATCCCATACTGTACCCCAACGAGTTCAGCAGGCAGCTGTTAGATTGGTTAGTTATTATTTTGATACTGTTTCCTAGATTTAATGTCAGGTGGCATTTTTCCTCTTTTTCTGTTGATTTTCTGTTTGCGGTTACAGGTTGGCAAGGGGAATGCAGAAGTGGCACTTTCTTTAGTTGGTTATGATGAGGATTTACGAGTATGCTATCCCTAGGCCTGTTGTTTTATTTTCAGGGAAATTACAAAAAATCTGTAGAGGCTTGGTCCAATATCTATTTTGGCACTTCCTTTTTCTAATAATTATGGTTAAGTTCTTTCATAGTCCATGACTGTGTAACCTGGATCCGATGCAATAAGATctacaaaattttttttatcttagGAATGATGAACAATTCTTTGCATCACTTTCAcacatttttatttgttttttgtCAGAATTTAAGTACTTTTAAGTTTCGATtcctttaatattatttttctcTAAAGTTGATTTGTACTGCAGAATGCtatggaatatgtttttggttcgACCTTTGTATGCAAAACCACTGATGCAGCAAAGGAGGTATGTCAATCTTTGGCCAAACATTCTTAAGTAGTGCATTTGTCAAACAATAAACATTTTCAGTTACAATCATTTATATTAACAGTTTCCAAAAGAACATTCTTGGATTTTTTTCCTTGGTGAACTAGTTTGTTCTAGTCAAGTCTTTAATGAGTGTTTTGAACTATTCTCTATTGGACGTTTCATAGATTGCTTTTAATCGAGAGATTTGCACTCCCAGTGTCACTCTTGAAGGTGATATATTTCAACCAAGTGGTCTTTTAACTGGTGGCAGCCGAAAGTAAGATGCTTAAATGCTATGGAAAATTTTCATTGTTTCTTTTGGTGTATTTGTTTGCTCTATCAACTCAAATGCAGCTATTACTGTTCCAGTTGGCATCAAGTAATGCTTTCAAATTTTTATACACATTTCTTTTtagcaaaattttaaataagattTTTCCCCTAGGGGTGGTGGCAATCTGTTAAGGCAACTTCATGAATTGGCAGAGGCTGAATCAAACCTTCTACTGCATCAAAGAAAATTATCTGAAATTGAAACAAAGGTAGACTTGAATGCCATTGTATTTCATGCataaggagagagaaaaagagagaaagttCTTGTGGTCATCGAGAATTTTTGTGTGTTGAATATGTGGACAATGCATTTCAATCCATGTTTTGCATCTTCTTGTTTGTTGAACTTTGTTGCTTTTTATTTGTGCAATTTATGTTTGAATTTTCATGTTGATTAAAATGTTTGCACTATTTTGGTTTCTTAAAGTCTATACAACAAAAGTGAAGTCACTGGTTATTATATTTTTCCTTTGTTCTTATATGTTACCTTAATGTATTTTGGTAGCTTTGTGGTCTAACAAACAACAATAATTAGATTATTGTGAGGATGTTTggtttaatttatgaaaattaacttataagcacCTAATGCTTAGAAGCTAATTTGAgcttataagtatttaaaattttaattgcttaCGTGTTTGGTTAAAGTACTTAGAATTGACTGATAAGCAGTTATAAGTGAATGATAAACAGTTGATATATTTggtaaaaattaacttataatcacatttattattaaaatgactaaaaaaatattaaatgagatttatggtgaaattttaaaaattaaatgaggatacaactcaactcaactaagcctttatctcaaaaatttagagtcgtttatatggattctcttttttcattctaaacgattttgggttaataaattaaatgagaataataTGATAAAATACTTAGTTACATTAGCTTATAAGTACATTGTTTATAAGCACTAAAATAAAAAGTTAGTCTTTCCTGACTTACTTTTTTAGCTTACAAGCTCGAAAAATGTTATAAACAAATATGTACTTTTATTTTTAGAACTTATAAGTTGGTTTGACCAGCTTTATAAGTTAAGATAAATATGCTCGtagttttttttcatttatttgtgTCTTTCTCTCCCTATTTCCTTTAAAGGATGTTTAGTTTAGCTTGTAAAAGTTAGTTTATAAGCACTTGTTGCTTATAAGAAAATTTGAGCTTCTTAGCACTTAAAATTTTAAGCAGTTATATGTCTTgttaaaattcttttaaatgGCTGATAAGTAGTAGACACATTTGATAAAAAAAcaacttataaatatatttattattaaaatgattaaaaaaatactaaatgattttttcaaataataaattatattaacttaatattttattataatattgtcAAAATATATTTCAATCATATTGTAATTAATCTTAAATTCAGTGAACAAATATTTTGTAgacaaatatttaattaaatttaataagaaatattttttaaatttattaaaattaatgtaaataatttgtTTAAAGTATtgcaagaaaataaattttttaacatGAATATgagaatatatataaaaaaaatatatagtggaattataaaattaaatgacgGTAATGCTGTAATCATTTGGTCAATTTAACTTATAAGCATTTAGTTTATAAGTACTAAAATGAAATGCTCTTATCCCTAGTCTATTTTTTTTTGGCTTATAAGCTCTAAAAATATTGTAAACAAACAGGCTAATTTaaaattatagcttattagctataaCAAACACCCTCTTGATTGGATGCTTTGCTTTTTTAGTTTTTCAAGCACATAATCTTAGATTTGCAACTTTTAAGAGCTTTGTTGTTCTTTTAATGTTGGTTTTTATTTCTTGAGCTTTTAGATGCAATAATAGTAATTTTGAAACCATTTCAATTCAATTGCTGTTGGGAATTTTGAAATTGCAGATTACAGACCTCTTGCCTGTCCATAAAAAGTTTGTGGATCTTAAAAAACAGCTAGAGCTTAAACAGTATGACCTGTCATTATTTCAGGGCAGGGCTGAGCAAAATGAGCATCATAAGGTTTTTGTACTTTTCCTTTTTTTACATAGCTTGTTTAACCTGTTTATTTTAACTTGTCATGATgcagtttttttattttataacttttcaTGCAATATTACCCTTAGGCCTTATGCTatatttcttcttttgctgcttTTAAGCTTGGTGAGTTAGTGAAGAAGATAGAGCAGGAGCTTACGGAAGCAAATTCCACAGTCAAAGAAAAGCAAGTTTTGTACAATGAATGTGTTAGTATGGTTTTGATGCTTGAGAAATCGATCAAAGAGCATGATAATAATCGAGAAGGCAGGCTGAAAGACTTAGAGAAAAAAATTAAGGCTTTAAAATCTGAAGTGCAGTTAGCTTCAAAGGATCTCAAGGTAGTTTTTGATATTGAGGGCTTACCAGATATCACACAATGTTTAGATTCTAAACTGTTACAGCTTTTGTATTTCTGATATGGTCAATAATTCATTCTGGAAAAATCCTACGAATGTGGAAAGCCTGAAGATTTTTCACGCTCTTGGCATGAATACatattttgaaatttaagtttgtcTCACCATCTTGTTTTCTAGTCCCTCAATCTCAcacaatgtcaaaaattgcaaTTCAAAGATAAAGGGCAAGCAATTAGAGTATTGCTACCCCATAATTGAGTATTGTTCTTTTATACTATTTCTCATTTAATGTGGGGATGAGGTTTTGGGACATGAAATGCTTTATAAACAAACTTTGCAAGATTTTCTGCAAGCGCACTGCATCTGTCATCAACAGTCCATTAGCATATCATTATCAGATGGCATAATATATCACTTTCCACCTCCCCTCATCTAAATTGTAAGAAAATTTTTTAGGTAAATCAATCTTCGTTTTGGGGTAGTCAAGGAGAAAAGGACACTGTTAGATGGAGGGAACTGAAAATTTTTTTCTAGAACCTTAATCCTCTTTGTTGGTTTGATTGATTGCTTATCTTCAATAGCACTTTAAAATCCTGGGCACGGTTTTGGTTGCAATTAGGGTCATGGAAACGAAAGAGAAAGACTTATTATGGAACAAGAAGCTGTCATTAAAGAGCAGACATCTTTGGAGAGTCAATTAAATTCTTTGAGAATGCAAATTAATCATCTCAATTTGGAAGTGGAAGAACAAAAAATGAAGGTAAACTTTGATATAATCTTTTGGAAGTTTATTGGTTTGAAGTTATTACCATGCATGTCCATCTTGCAGGTTGTTTCCATTCGTAAAAATCATGATCAAGCTCAATCTGAGCTTGATTTGATTCGTAAAAAGATGAAGGAATGTGATTCTCAGATTAGTAGCATTCTGAAGGAGCAGCAAAAACTTGAACATAAAGTTGGTGAGAGAAAGCTTGAGAGGAAGAAGCTAGAAAATGAGGTAATTTGGTTATAGTCTTGTATGTCTACTGCCAACTTGAGATACTAAAAAATACATTTTCAATTGTTGGAATAGGTGAAAAGAATGGAAATGGAACAGAAAGATTGCTCTATGAAGGTGGACAAATTAGTTGAGAAGCACGCCTGGATTGCTTCTGAGAAACAGCTATTTGGAAGAAGTGGGACAGATTATGATTTTATGTCCTGTGATCCCTGTAAAGCAAGGGAAGAACTTGAGAAGTTGCAGGCTGAACAATCAGGGTAGGTGACTCAGAAAGCCTTAATATTTTAATTGCTGTTAGTATTACAGTAGTTTACATTTTCCTAAAGCAATTTTGGTTCTTAGATTGATTGTTGTCTATGCATGTGTTCTAGATATTGTATTGTTAACCTTTATCTTTTGCTGACTTGAGACCAAAGGGCtgactttctttttcttttttcatgtTTATGAAGCCTTGAGAAAAGGGTGAACAAGAAAGTTATGGCGATGTTTGAGAAAGCAGAAGACGAGTACAATGATTTAATGTCCAAAAAAAACATCATCGAGGTAGTTTATCCCAAATATGCATGAACATATTTGTAGAATAGCTTCTCTACACTTTGGCAATGCTAATTTTATGTTTAACTAGAATGACAAGTCTAAAATCAAGAAGGTGATTGAAGAGCTCGATGAGAAAAAGAAGGAAACTCTAAAAGTTACTTGGGTTAAAGTCAACAAGTGAGTATTTTCTTCCTTCATtccttttttaatttttgaaaaatcattCATGTTATTTGTGCTTGTGATGCATGCCATAATCTTGATTTCGTAAAACTTGACCATAGGTGCTTTTCCAATTGCTTTtccaaatttttatttcttcagTGATTTTGGATCCATTTTTTCTACCCTATTGCCTGGAACCATGGCAAAACTAGAACCTCCTGAAGGTTGCAGTTTCCTGGATGGTTTGGAGGTTCGTGTTGCATTTGGAGGTGTTTGGAAACAGTCCTTGTCAGAACTGAGTGGAGGTCAACGATCTCTGCTTGCCCTTTCTCTAATATTGGCGCTGCTTCTCTTCAAGCCAGCTCCACTTTATATCCTGGATGAGGTGTGCTTTGCTTGAATTTTCCTTTATTATTGGCTCTTACAAAAACACCTTCCAAAGTTCCAATGCTTTTTACATTTTGGATTTATTGTTAAATCTATGATTACATTGTATTTGCAAAATTCAAGTCTAATCCAAGTTCATACATTAGGTACTTGACAGGAAAGAGACACCTGTGTATGCATttgaaaatttttgtaaaattcttAATCGCATTGTAGGAGCATTATTGAGGGGATTTTAAAGGCAACTGAAATATGCACTACACtcgaatatttttttttctacacTATAGCTACTTCATCGAATGCTACTACCTTTGATTTCATATTTGTTTGACCTCATAGTTTACATATTTGGAGTGAAACTCTGATGGAC
This sequence is a window from Hevea brasiliensis isolate MT/VB/25A 57/8 unplaced genomic scaffold, ASM3005281v1 Scaf395, whole genome shotgun sequence. Protein-coding genes within it:
- the LOC110658324 gene encoding structural maintenance of chromosomes protein 2-1 isoform X2, with the protein product MYIKEICLEGFKSYATRTVVQGFDPFFNAITGLNGSGKSNILDSICFVLGITNLQQVRAANLQELVYKQGQAGITKATVSIVFDNSDRSRSPLGYEDHSEITVTRQIVVGGRNKYLINGKLAQPSQVQNLFHSVQLNVNNPHFLIMQGRITKVLNMKPPEILSMLEEAAGTRMYETKKDAALKTLEKKQSKVDEINKLLDQEILPALEKLRKERMQYMQWANGNAELDRLKRFCIAYEYVQAEKIRDFAVGEVEQIKAKIFEIDDDKERTQVEIKEMETKISQLTADKEASMGGEVKALSEKVHALSQDLVREVSVLNNREDTLRSENENAEKIVCSIEDLKQSVKERATAVRKSEEGAADLKKRVEELSKSLEGHEKDYQGVLAGKSSGNEEKCLEDQLAEAKVAVGNTETELKQLKTKISHCEKELKEKRHQLMSKREEEVAAENELNARKKDVENVKLALESLPYIEGEMEVLQKDRASEIDLVQKLKDKIRDLLAQLSNVQFTYCDPVKNFNRSKVKGVVAKLIKVKDSSTMTALEVTAGGKLFNVVVDTENTGKQLLQNGDLRRRVTIIPLNKIQSHTVPQRVQQAAVRLVGKGNAEVALSLVGYDEDLRNAMEYVFGSTFVCKTTDAAKEIAFNREICTPSVTLEGDIFQPSGLLTGGSRKGGGNLLRQLHELAEAESNLLLHQRKLSEIETKITDLLPVHKKFVDLKKQLELKQYDLSLFQGRAEQNEHHKGHGNERERLIMEQEAVIKEQTSLESQLNSLRMQINHLNLEVEEQKMKVVSIRKNHDQAQSELDLIRKKMKECDSQISSILKEQQKLEHKVGERKLERKKLENEVKRMEMEQKDCSMKVDKLVEKHAWIASEKQLFGRSGTDYDFMSCDPCKAREELEKLQAEQSGLEKRVNKKVMAMFEKAEDEYNDLMSKKNIIENDKSKIKKVIEELDEKKKETLKVTWVKVNNDFGSIFSTLLPGTMAKLEPPEGCSFLDGLEVRVAFGGVWKQSLSELSGGQRSLLALSLILALLLFKPAPLYILDEVDAALDLSHTQNIGRMIKAHFPHSQFIVVSLKEGMFNNANVLFRTKFVDGVSTVQRTVAAKQNK
- the LOC110658324 gene encoding structural maintenance of chromosomes protein 2-1 isoform X1, producing the protein MYIKEICLEGFKSYATRTVVQGFDPFFNAITGLNGSGKSNILDSICFVLGITNLQQVRAANLQELVYKQGQAGITKATVSIVFDNSDRSRSPLGYEDHSEITVTRQIVVGGRNKYLINGKLAQPSQVQNLFHSVQLNVNNPHFLIMQGRITKVLNMKPPEILSMLEEAAGTRMYETKKDAALKTLEKKQSKVDEINKLLDQEILPALEKLRKERMQYMQWANGNAELDRLKRFCIAYEYVQAEKIRDFAVGEVEQIKAKIFEIDDDKERTQVEIKEMETKISQLTADKEASMGGEVKALSEKVHALSQDLVREVSVLNNREDTLRSENENAEKIVCSIEDLKQSVKERATAVRKSEEGAADLKKRVEELSKSLEGHEKDYQGVLAGKSSGNEEKCLEDQLAEAKVAVGNTETELKQLKTKISHCEKELKEKRHQLMSKREEEVAAENELNARKKDVENVKLALESLPYIEGEMEVLQKDRASEIDLVQKLKDKIRDLLAQLSNVQFTYCDPVKNFNRSKVKGVVAKLIKVKDSSTMTALEVTAGGKLFNVVVDTENTGKQLLQNGDLRRRVTIIPLNKIQSHTVPQRVQQAAVRLVGKGNAEVALSLVGYDEDLRNAMEYVFGSTFVCKTTDAAKEIAFNREICTPSVTLEGDIFQPSGLLTGGSRKGGGNLLRQLHELAEAESNLLLHQRKLSEIETKITDLLPVHKKFVDLKKQLELKQYDLSLFQGRAEQNEHHKLGELVKKIEQELTEANSTVKEKQVLYNECVSMVLMLEKSIKEHDNNREGRLKDLEKKIKALKSEVQLASKDLKGHGNERERLIMEQEAVIKEQTSLESQLNSLRMQINHLNLEVEEQKMKVVSIRKNHDQAQSELDLIRKKMKECDSQISSILKEQQKLEHKVGERKLERKKLENEVKRMEMEQKDCSMKVDKLVEKHAWIASEKQLFGRSGTDYDFMSCDPCKAREELEKLQAEQSGLEKRVNKKVMAMFEKAEDEYNDLMSKKNIIENDKSKIKKVIEELDEKKKETLKVTWVKVNNDFGSIFSTLLPGTMAKLEPPEGCSFLDGLEVRVAFGGVWKQSLSELSGGQRSLLALSLILALLLFKPAPLYILDEVDAALDLSHTQNIGRMIKAHFPHSQFIVVSLKEGMFNNANVLFRTKFVDGVSTVQRTVAAKQNK